A genome region from Arachidicoccus soli includes the following:
- a CDS encoding class I SAM-dependent methyltransferase: protein MSQQPDNTALRTALWRALHVQIDAQPPILKDEIGLRLIAPDDGWQERPDMKYTKRLRASIIARARFIEDLAKEQIENGICQYVILGSGLDSFVQRNPALASKIQTFEIDQPSTLEWKQKRLVELGFGVPEYLHFIPVDFEISSWWDLLRKSKFDIHKRSFVACTGVSLYLTKETIIQTLRHISGLTKGSKLAMTFYLPIEMLDEEDRPSQERANKGAEEAGTPFISFFRPQEVVEMAIDAGFNDVKIISTKEMQALYFKGRKDHLLPASGELFLLATI, encoded by the coding sequence ATGAGTCAACAGCCAGATAATACAGCCTTAAGAACAGCTTTGTGGAGGGCATTACATGTGCAAATAGACGCTCAACCACCAATTCTTAAAGATGAAATTGGGCTTCGGCTAATTGCACCTGATGATGGATGGCAAGAGCGCCCGGATATGAAATATACCAAACGCCTTCGGGCATCCATCATTGCACGCGCCCGCTTTATTGAAGATTTGGCGAAGGAACAGATTGAAAACGGAATTTGTCAATATGTAATTCTTGGATCGGGGTTAGACAGCTTTGTTCAACGAAACCCCGCCTTGGCATCTAAGATTCAGACCTTTGAAATCGATCAGCCGTCAACATTAGAATGGAAGCAGAAAAGATTGGTGGAGCTTGGTTTTGGCGTACCCGAATATTTGCATTTTATACCGGTGGACTTTGAAATATCATCTTGGTGGGACCTTTTACGAAAGTCTAAGTTTGACATTCATAAAAGATCTTTTGTTGCTTGCACAGGTGTAAGCTTATACCTTACTAAAGAGACTATTATACAAACATTGAGGCATATTTCCGGCCTTACTAAAGGCTCAAAACTTGCCATGACATTTTACTTACCTATTGAAATGCTTGATGAAGAAGACAGGCCATCGCAAGAAAGGGCAAATAAGGGCGCCGAAGAAGCCGGAACTCCATTTATCAGCTTTTTCAGGCCACAAGAAGTAGTAGAAATGGCAATTGATGCAGGGTTCAATGATGTCAAAATAATATCAACAAAAGAAATGCAAGCGCTCTATTTTAAGGGAAGAAAAGATCATTTATTACCTGCGAGTGGAGAGCTATTTTTATTGGCAACAATTTAA